A region of Vitis vinifera cultivar Pinot Noir 40024 chromosome 13, ASM3070453v1 DNA encodes the following proteins:
- the LOC100255669 gene encoding uncharacterized protein LOC100255669, whose product MEDFEKKVKITEAMDIENGADSSKTLQLLRRFLQIQQRRAQAYANMRRGFADYMVSGGESAYQQLCNEITVEFNECSKQVLEMESLFLDPDYGRDDLAHLLRSVQNQEKQKLHLTATIQLLKKAGRPSERLVSHEKCKFKNPEGHECVHVHEITEAAGTEEAEADAEYDNALNEAIRGVQDAVTTINDHLEEIKYEIAALEAE is encoded by the exons ATGGAAGATTTTGAGAAGAAGGTGAAAATCACAGAGGCTATGGACATCGAAAACGGCGCTGATTCCTCCAAAACCCTCCAATTGCTTCGTAGGTTTCTACAAATTCAACAGCGCCGAGCCCAAGCTTATGCAAACATGAGAAG GGGGTTTGCAGACTATATGGTTTCTGGAGGGGAGTCAGCTTACCAACAGCTTTGCAATGAGATCACAGTAGAGTTCAATGAATGCTCAAAACAA GTCCTTGAAATGGAATCTCTATTTTTGGACCCTGATTATGGTCGAGATGATCTAGCACATCTGCTTAGATCTGTTCAAAATCAGGAAAAGCAGAAATTACATCTG ACGGCAACAATTCAACTGTTGAAGAAGGCAGGTCGCCCTTCAGAACGGTTGGTCAGCCATGAGAAGTGCAAATTTAAGAATCCAGAAGGGCATGAATGTGTGCATGTCCATGAGATAACAGAAGCTGCTGGAACTGAAGAGGCGGAGGCAGATGCTGAGTATGATAATGCTCTCAATGAAGCAATTAGAGGTGTGCAGGATGCTGTGACCACCATAAATGATCatttagaggaaataaaatatgaaattgcaGCCCTTGAAGCTGAGTGA